In Aegilops tauschii subsp. strangulata cultivar AL8/78 chromosome 3, Aet v6.0, whole genome shotgun sequence, one genomic interval encodes:
- the LOC109758532 gene encoding pectin acetylesterase 5-like isoform X2, which translates to MDMVPASAEPLLHPEQCQLRPSDHRRWWVLVAAALLLMLLVTVGPLHPMLFGVPQSEPVALILLTAAQEKGAVCLDGTPPGYHLQRGSGDGSSSWHIHLQGGGWCGTVNDCSNRRMSDLGSSKFMKPIQFTGAGILSSDHLQNPDFYNWNKAYVRYCDGASFSGDAEGQAEDGTILHFRGLRIYQAVIDELMEKGLANATQAILTGCSAGGLATFVHCDDFSARFSHKVSVKCLVDAGFILDVKDISGQRSFRSLYGGVVHLQNVRQVLPKDCLTNKEPTECFFPAELIKSIHTPMFIVNSGYDPAQI; encoded by the exons ATGGACATGGTGCCCGCTTCAGCGGAGCCGCTCCTCCACCCGGAGCAGTGCCAACTTCGTCCATCAGACCACCGCAGATGGTGGGTACTTGTGGCGGCAGCCCTGCTCCTCATGCTGCTGGTCACCGTTGGCCCTCTCCATCCTATGTTGTTCGGCGTGCCACAGTCGGAGCCCGTCGCGCTCATCCTCCTCACTGCCGCACAGGAGAAGGGTGCTGTGTGCTTGGACGGAACCCCACCGGGTTACCACCTCCAGAGAGGCTCCGGTGACGGCTCCAGCAGCTGGCACATCCATCTACAG GGAGGAGGCTGGTGCGGCACAGTCAATGATTGTTCCAATCGTAGAATGTCCGATCTCGGTTCGTCTAAATTCATGAAACCGATTCAGTTCACTGGCGCTGGAATCCTCAGCAGTGATCACCTGCAAAATCCTG ATTTCTACAACTGGAACAAAGCCTACGTGCGATACTGTGATGGAGCTTCGTTTTCAGGTGATGCGGAAGGTCAAGCAGAG GATGGAACCATACTGCACTTCAGAGGATTGCGTATCTATCAAGCGGTTATTGACGAACTAATGGAAAAAGGACTCGCCAATGCTACACAG GCCATCCTCACAGGTTGTTCTGCTGGTGGTCTAGCAACGTTTGTGCATTGCGACGATTTTAGTGCACGATTTTCTCACAAGGTTTCGGTTAAATGCCTTGTCGATGCTGGGTTTATTCTTGACGT AAAGGATATATCTGGACAAAGGTCCTTCCGATCTCTCTATGGTGGAGTCGTTCACCTCCAG AATGTTAGACAAGTGTTGCCCAAGGACTGCCTTACCAACAAAGAGCCAACTGAG TGTTTCTTCCCTGCGGAGCTTATTAAGAGCATCCACACCCCCATGTTTATTGTCAACTCTGGGTATGATCCAGCGCAG ATATGA